A stretch of Arachis hypogaea cultivar Tifrunner chromosome 15, arahy.Tifrunner.gnm2.J5K5, whole genome shotgun sequence DNA encodes these proteins:
- the LOC112751166 gene encoding alpha/beta hydrolase domain-containing protein VTE7 isoform X1 — translation MNLRSHTYYIGMQLKKLMVYGFTMKMNVKKLQISLIGWAFDILGWGFSDLAEKLTSCDVVSKHEHFYQFWKSYIKRPMILVGPSLGSAVAIDFVVIYPEAVENLVLIDASVYRGNRKPSNLT, via the exons ATGAACTTAAGAAGCCATACCTATTATATCGGAATGCAGCTCAAGAAGTTAATGGTATATGGTTTTACAATGAAGATGAATGTGAAGAAGTTGCAAATCTCTTTAATAG GTTGGGCCTTTGACATTCTTGGTTGGGGATTCTCCGATCTAG CAGAAAAACTTACTTCATGTGATGTGGTATCAAAGCACGAACACTTCTATCAG TTTTGGAAGTCTTACATCAAAAGGCCAATGATATTGGTTGGACCAAGCCTTGGTTCTGCTGTTGCCATTGATTTCGTAGTCATTTATCCAGAAGCT GTGGAAAACCTTGTTTTGATTGATGCTAGTGTATACAGAGGGAACAGGAAACCTAGCAACCTTACCTAG
- the LOC112751166 gene encoding alpha/beta hydrolase domain-containing protein VTE7 isoform X2, which yields MNLRSHTYYIGMQLKKLMVYGFTMKMNVKKLQISLIGWAFDILGWGFSDLEKLTSCDVVSKHEHFYQFWKSYIKRPMILVGPSLGSAVAIDFVVIYPEAVENLVLIDASVYRGNRKPSNLT from the exons ATGAACTTAAGAAGCCATACCTATTATATCGGAATGCAGCTCAAGAAGTTAATGGTATATGGTTTTACAATGAAGATGAATGTGAAGAAGTTGCAAATCTCTTTAATAG GTTGGGCCTTTGACATTCTTGGTTGGGGATTCTCCGATCTAG AAAAACTTACTTCATGTGATGTGGTATCAAAGCACGAACACTTCTATCAG TTTTGGAAGTCTTACATCAAAAGGCCAATGATATTGGTTGGACCAAGCCTTGGTTCTGCTGTTGCCATTGATTTCGTAGTCATTTATCCAGAAGCT GTGGAAAACCTTGTTTTGATTGATGCTAGTGTATACAGAGGGAACAGGAAACCTAGCAACCTTACCTAG
- the LOC112751168 gene encoding VIN3-like protein 1: MTETKSTSKISKKQDSKKYSAPSNQPSRKQHRKGENPTRFIPTSDLPSDFGHSDSWICKNSACRAVLSKDDTFCRRCSCCICHLFDDNKDPSLWLVCTSDSAQGDSCGMSCHIECALQHEKVGVVDHGQLMQLDGSYCCASCGKVTGILGCWKKQLNIAKDARRLDVLCYRIYLSFRLLNGSLRFKQLHEIVQEAKAKLETEVGPVNGVSSKMARGIVSRLPIAGDVQKLCSLAIGKADEWLATVPSSNPESGEGSLPAACKFVFEEVTASSVKIILIGISNASSEEIKGYKLWYYKSREESHTKDPVCVFPKAQRRILISDLQPCTEYTFRIISYTDKGDLGHSEAKCFTKSIEILEKSPSSSVAIGRKKESLQTGDNSFGSKTEPSSSMSDSGFKVRDLGKLLHLAWAQEQGCLEGFCGADLRNCCAQREMIVPRNLEERFPSVSRGLDLNVASVPDLNEELTPPFESSRDEDNGCTLQQAVEPDDDAASHDLEKNCLAGSDGSGDSQIWTQGPTGEVPAVDSRVDACKKRLASSNEEAHDCDSTLMNGSPLHIPDGSFSLDENFEYCVKVIRWLECQGHIKQEFRLKLLTWFSLRSTEQERRVVNTFIQTLIDDPSSLAGQLVDSFSDIISIKRARNGLCNKAVGSN; the protein is encoded by the exons ATGACAGAAACAAAGTCAACTAGCAAGATTTCCAAGAAACAGGATTCGAAAAAATATTCTGCTCCCAGCAATCAGCCTTCAAGGAAACAACATCGAAAGGGTGAAAACCCTACTCGATTCATTCCAACCTCCGACCTGCCTTCTGATTTTGGACATTCTGACTCGTGGATCTGTAAGAATTCGGCTTGTAGAGCAGTTCTGTCTAAAGATGATACATTTTGTAGAAGATGTTCTTGCTGTATTTGCCACCTTTTCGATGATAACAAGGACCCTAGTCTTTGGTTGGTTTGCACATCCGACTCAGCCCAAGGGGACTCCTGTGGTATGTCTTGCCACATCGAGTGTGCTCTTCAGCATGAAAAAGTGGGAGTAGTTGATCATGGCCAACTGATGCAACTAGATGGCAGTTATTGTTGTGCATCCTGCGGCAAAGTTACCGGGATACTTGG ATGTTGGAAGAAGCAGCTAAATATAGCAAAAGATGCTCGGCGTTTAGATGTGCTGTGTTACCGGATATATTTGAGCTTCAGGCTTCTGAATGGAAGTTTGAGATTTAAACAACTTCATGAAATTGTACAAGAGGCGAAGGCTAAATTAGAAACGGAAGTTGGTCCAGTTAATGGGGTTTCTTCCAAGATGGCACGCGGCATTGTCAGCAGACTCCCTATTGCCGGTGATGTACAGAAACTCTGCTCTCTTGCTATTGGGAAAGCCGATGAATGGTTGGCCACTGTTCCCAGTTCAAATCCAGAATCCGGAG AGGGCTCCCTTCCCGCGGCCTGCAAGTTTGTTTTCGAAGAGGTAACAGCTTCATCAGTCAAAATAATTTTGATTGGAATATCAAATGCGTCTTCCGAGGAAATTAAGGGTTACAAGCTCTGGTATTACAAGAGTAGGGAGGAATCACACACAAAAGATCCTGTTTGTGTCTTTCCGAAAGCTCAGAGGAGGATTTTGATATCTGATCTCCAGCCATGCACAGAATATACTTTTAGGATTATATCTTATACCGACAAGGGCGATTTAGGTCATTCTGAGGCCAAGTGTTTCACCAAGAGCATAGAGATATTGGAAAAAAGTCCGTCTTCATCGGTTGCCATCGGCCGCAAGAAGGAGAGCCTTCAAACTGGAGACAATTCTTTTGGATCCAAAACGGAGCCGAGTTCTTCAATGTCTGACTCTGGATTTAAAGTTCGAGACCTTGGAAAACTTTTGCATCTTGCCTGGGCTCAAGAACAAGGTTGCTTGGAGGGGTTTTGCGGAGCGGACTTGAGAAATTGCTGTGCACAAAGAGAAATGATTGTGCCTCGCAATCTAGAAGAGCGGTTCCCTTCCGTTTCACGAGGCCTCGATTTAAATGTTGCTTCGGTGCCTGATTTAAATGAAGAACTTACACCTCCTTTCGAGTCTTCCAGGGACGAAGATAATGGTTGCACTTTGCAGCAGGCAGTTGAGCCAGACGACGATGCAGCCTCTCATGATCTCGAAAAAAACTGTTTGGCAGGGTCGGATGGTAGTGGTGATTCCCAAATCTGGACACAAGGGCCGACCGGAGAAGTCCCGGCTGTTGACTCTCGCGTAGATGCATGCAAGAAAAGGTTAGCAAGCTCGAACGAAGAGGCGCATGATTGTGACAGCACTCTGATGAATGGATCTCCTTTACACATACCGGATGGTTCGTTCTCATTGGACGAGAACTTCGAATATTGTGTGAAAGTGATTCGTTGGCTAGAATGCCAGGGTCATATTAAACAGGAGTTTCGGTTGAAGTTGCTGACATGGTTCAGTTTGAGGTCGACGGAGCAAGAACGTAGGGTGGTTAACACGTTCATTCAGACTCTGATAGATGATCCGAGTAGTTTGGCCGGGCAACTCGTCGACTCATTCTCCGATATTATATCAATCAAGAGGGCAAGAAATGGGTTGTGTAACAAAGCTGTGGGATCAAATTAA